The Thermoleophilaceae bacterium genome includes a window with the following:
- a CDS encoding cytochrome ubiquinol oxidase subunit I — protein MVVTALAPVSQHYLDQARQMQALSFAVHIPLVCFGIAFPAMVLFAEWLYLRTGDDLYRTLARRWSRVMVALFAVGVVTGTILSFEMGLLWPNFTGTFGAVFGLGFAIEGFSFFLEAIFIGIYVYGWDRLSARWHFASGFPIVIAGMTGSLMVISVNGWMNHPTGFSIRSGEVVDVKPLAALFNDNLWHELVHMYLAGFIVAGFLVAGVYAFGWLRGRRDRHHRIGLVVALSV, from the coding sequence ATGGTCGTAACAGCGCTCGCTCCTGTCTCGCAGCACTACCTGGACCAGGCCCGCCAGATGCAGGCGCTGTCCTTCGCGGTGCACATCCCGCTCGTCTGCTTCGGGATCGCGTTCCCGGCGATGGTGCTGTTCGCCGAGTGGCTCTATCTGCGCACGGGTGACGACCTCTACCGCACACTCGCCAGGCGCTGGAGCCGAGTGATGGTCGCCCTATTCGCGGTGGGGGTGGTCACGGGGACGATCCTCAGCTTCGAGATGGGCCTCTTGTGGCCGAACTTCACCGGCACCTTCGGTGCGGTCTTCGGGCTCGGATTCGCGATCGAGGGGTTCTCGTTCTTCCTCGAGGCGATCTTCATCGGCATCTACGTCTACGGGTGGGACCGCCTGTCGGCGCGGTGGCACTTCGCATCGGGCTTTCCGATCGTCATCGCTGGAATGACCGGCTCGCTGATGGTGATCTCCGTGAACGGCTGGATGAACCATCCGACCGGCTTCTCGATCCGCTCCGGCGAGGTGGTCGACGTGAAGCCGCTGGCGGCGCTGTTCAACGACAACCTGTGGCACGAGCTGGTGCACATGTACCTGGCCGGGTTCATCGTGGCCGGCTTCCTGGTCGCCGGGGTGTACGCGTTCGGCTGGCTGCGCGGCCGCCGTGACCGCCACCACCGCATCGGCCTGGTGGTGGCGCTGTCGGTCG